One Leptospira wolffii serovar Khorat str. Khorat-H2 genomic window, TATACGATGCTTTTAAAGCTCCCTATGGGCTCGGAATTACAAGCCGCGGACGTATCCTATACGATCGCTAAATGAGCTACAAAATCAGATCGTGGCCCTAAGCCTGTCCAAAACGGGTTTTCCCGCTTCGATTTTTCCGAAGGATAATACTTTTGTAGGACATCCTACAACGCAGGCAGAGCAACGAACGCATTGCACGCTGTCCATGGGCCTTCCCTTATTTGCATAATTCATTACGTCGATCCCTTGGTGGCAGACGCTAGTGCATATATTACAGGAAATGCATCTCTTCTTATCGGAAAAGATCCGAAACTTGCTAAATCTGGCGTAGATATGCATAAGAGCGGAAAGAGGACAAAACATTCTGCACCAGATCCTTCCGGAAAAGACGAAATAGGCCCCTACTCCTATGATTCCTCCGAGCCCCATATCCACAATCAAATCATAATATAATTTGATCGAGTCGGCTCCGTATTCCAAAGGCCAGAAAAGGTGCCCAGAACTTCCGATCAATTTAGCCAATGTGAGAATTGCCGCTATGAGTAGGATCCATTGGCCGGAATGCTCCAACTTATAGGCAAGCTTTCCGTGGGGCATTCTGGTCCGGAATTCGTCTCCCAAGGTCTCCGCAAGTCCGCCGCAGGAACAGATCCATCCGCAATAAGCTCCTTTCCCGTATTTGTAGACCAGGATAGGAATTAGAACGAAACTTATAAAGAATCCGTAAATCAGCCAGAAGGTGGTGATGCTTCCGTCGTATAGCACTCCCATATTCAAAGGCCAGGCAAGAATCAGGCCGTATGCCTTCCAATACGCTCCATCCGGAAAAACCTGAGTGAGCAGGAATCCGTTGTTCGGTCCCAAGAGTCCCCGGTCTCCTAAAAACGGCAGTATGATCTCGGGCAATAGGAATAGTGGAAAGATCTGGATGAGAATCAGGGTCCAGGTTTGGAGTTTGATATAGGGAGTAGGGCGGACCTTCATTCTTCTCAAGCCGAAGAATAGGATCGTAGACGAATACAGGACGGTATAGTGAAAGCTGGGGTATTTACCGAATAGGTACCATCCGAAGTACTTCGCTCCGAAATATATTATGATAAAATAAACCGCTGCGGATATCAGATAGGAATTCCGTAATAGATTCCAATTGAGCGATATATGAAAATTTCGAGCGCGTAAAATGAGCCAACCGATGAGTGAGGCCGCGAATCCGACCCATCCGAATGCGGCCGCCCAGGCATACCATTCCGTTCCGTAAAACGAGGCTTTTCCGAAATATAAGGAAAAGGAAAAGAAGAAAAGGGCTAAGAATCCTAGGATTTCTCCGGAAGAAAAAACGCTTCGAATACGTATTCCCACTTTCCTCAAAAAGGAAATCGGAGGCTCCGAACCGATCAAGACCAGGGTGGAATCGACTTTTTCGGAGATTTCCTTTCCTTTTCGGGAAAGTATCACTTCTCCATTCCGGATTTTTAATGGATTGGATTCGGGAAGGAAACGTATCTTATTCTCCCGGACCGCCTCCTGGAATCGGATCCGATTCTCCTCTTTGGGGCGGGATAGTTCCCGGCTTCTGTAGGAAAGTAATACGGAGGAGGCGGTATCCGAGAGTGCGAGGGCGGCTTCGACTGCGCTATCGCCTCCCCCTACCACCAAAGTTTTACGTCCTTCGAAATCCTTCGGATCTATCAGTCTATGAAAAACGTTTTCCGAATCCTCTCCCGGGATATTCAATCGTCGGCTATCGCCCGATTTACCGATTGCCACGATTACGAATTCGGACCTGAATTCTTTTCCGGACTCCGTGCGGACCAAAAATCGGGAGGACTCCCTTCTGTCGCGAAGAATGGAATCCGCTCTTTCTCCTTCGAAGAGATTTAATTTATGTTTTTTTAATTCTTTGGATAGATCCGAAAGTAATTCTTCCTTCGTTCCGTTTCGAATGATAAGAGGGGATGACGGTTGGAGTTCCTCGGGTTCGGCGAAGATTGGTTTTCCTTTGGGATAGCTCGTGACGGTATGGAAGCTACGATTTGCCTCCAGGACGATATATTTCAGTCCTTTCCGGGAGGCTTCTATTCCGGCCGAGATTCCGGCGGGTCCTCCTCCTATGATGACTAGGTCCAGGTCCTCCTCTTTTTTCTTTCCGACGCTAGGAGATAAGGAGGATGCGATATTCTTTCCGCTCTCCACCGCGTATTTGAGCAAGGGAACTCCTGTCAGATCTCCCGCAACGAAAAGTCCCGGTACGGAACTTTGGAAATGCGAGTCCAGTTCCGGAAACACCTCTTTGTCTCCTTCCGGCGCGTCGTTTCTCAGCCAGGTAAAATAGCGGGAGAGAATGGATTGGTTCGACTTCTTCATTCTTTTATAAAATGGGCTTGCCCGACTCGGGAAAAAGGCAAGAATCCGTTCCTAGGTTATCTTATTGTTTCCGATTCGATCCTTTGTCGCCCGATTCCCGATTATATCCTTCGTTTGTTCCTTGGCAACGTTTCTAATTGCCTTAGGAAAAGTGGCGTCTTTCCCGGAATTAGCGAATCGATTCTATAATGCAGATTCCTTGTTCTTTCCGATTATCTACCAGGAACTTTTTCTAAGGCCGGGAGCAAACTTTTTAAACGGATGGAAGGACCTGGCTTGGACTCCCGCCTTTTATTTTTTCCCCGATTTGGTGCAATATTTTAGTCTTAGGACTATTTTCTTAGCCTTGGATTCCGGCGCTTGGGAATCGACCCATTTAGTTTACGCATTTCTGCAATGGACTCTTTTGATCCTAGGCATAGTACGCCTGGCCCGTCCGGATTTTAAAGAGGTTCTTTCCGGGAGGGAGGCGTTTCTTGCACTTGCTTTCGGATATTTTTTCGGAGCGGCTTTGCTTTTCTTCGGAAAAACCGTCTTCGTATTCCTTCCCGGGTTTCATGGAGGGATTCTCGTCGGTCTTGTATGGACCTGGCTTCTCTATTTGGAATGGTTGAGAAAAAGGGGCCGGGTTCGTTTCCTTCTACTCTTCCTTGCCGTCTTTTTGTTCTCTTTGAGTGACCTTCTATTCTTACCTTATTTTCTGCTTCCTATTCTCGTCTCCGATCTGAGTCGTTTTCGAAAATTCGGGAAAGAAGGGTATTCTACTCGGATTTTCCTTCGGTATGTTCCCGTATTATCGGGACTCTTTCTATCATATATCGTTTCTATAATATTCTTCCGAAATCCTCTCGTCTTCTTTCCGGGAAACGCTCTTCCCTTGAAGGTAGAATGGAAAAGAATCGGTTCGAATTGGAATATTTCCGAATTTGCGGGCTCATTCGCCTTTCTAGTCGGAGAGAATTCGATTTATCTGTTTATTATATTCTTGGCGTATTTATTCTTGAGATTCCGGAAAGAATGGATTTCGGATTCGGAAGGAAACCGTTTGCGATTCTTCTTTTTGGTTTTAGGGACTCTCGTCCCTCTGGCGTTTTTGATCTACGGAATTTTGTTCGGCCTATTGGGCAAGGGAGGATTTCAGACGATTGACCGTTATTTCGGTTGTATTCTTCTC contains:
- a CDS encoding NAD(P)-binding domain-containing protein; translation: MKKSNQSILSRYFTWLRNDAPEGDKEVFPELDSHFQSSVPGLFVAGDLTGVPLLKYAVESGKNIASSLSPSVGKKKEEDLDLVIIGGGPAGISAGIEASRKGLKYIVLEANRSFHTVTSYPKGKPIFAEPEELQPSSPLIIRNGTKEELLSDLSKELKKHKLNLFEGERADSILRDRRESSRFLVRTESGKEFRSEFVIVAIGKSGDSRRLNIPGEDSENVFHRLIDPKDFEGRKTLVVGGGDSAVEAALALSDTASSVLLSYRSRELSRPKEENRIRFQEAVRENKIRFLPESNPLKIRNGEVILSRKGKEISEKVDSTLVLIGSEPPISFLRKVGIRIRSVFSSGEILGFLALFFFSFSLYFGKASFYGTEWYAWAAAFGWVGFAASLIGWLILRARNFHISLNWNLLRNSYLISAAVYFIIIYFGAKYFGWYLFGKYPSFHYTVLYSSTILFFGLRRMKVRPTPYIKLQTWTLILIQIFPLFLLPEIILPFLGDRGLLGPNNGFLLTQVFPDGAYWKAYGLILAWPLNMGVLYDGSITTFWLIYGFFISFVLIPILVYKYGKGAYCGWICSCGGLAETLGDEFRTRMPHGKLAYKLEHSGQWILLIAAILTLAKLIGSSGHLFWPLEYGADSIKLYYDLIVDMGLGGIIGVGAYFVFSGRIWCRMFCPLSALMHIYARFSKFRIFSDKKRCISCNICTSVCHQGIDVMNYANKGRPMDSVQCVRCSACVVGCPTKVLSFGKIEAGKPVLDRLRATI